A window of the Arachis duranensis cultivar V14167 chromosome 5, aradu.V14167.gnm2.J7QH, whole genome shotgun sequence genome harbors these coding sequences:
- the LOC107490166 gene encoding glutathione hydrolase 3, translating into MMDSSPFLGTDSFPSNNLRKCKILLAFLLTLVVALSFVGFALRGSINFEVVPRFESSNEGALRNQADIVESEHGVVAADDARCSEIGASMLRQGGHAVDAAVATALCLGVVFTASSGIGGGAFMVVRSSSTSQAQAFDMRETAPSHASKNMYQNNPKAKSSGALAMGVPGEIAGLHAAWLKYGRLPWKTLFEPAIKLSKDGFLVSPTLEDYLADDSDKIFNDPGLKSIYAPNGVLLKEGELCSNVELGRTLEAVAEQGPQAFYNGTIGKKLVKDVREGGGILTMEDLRNYKVKITDAVTLNMMGYTIYGMPPPSSGTLGLALVLNIFNSYRDPEAAKGDLGLHRLIEALKHMYAVRMNLGDPDFVDISYTESEMLSPSFAQKIQRRIFDNTTFPPEYYLNRWSPLRDHGTSHFCIVDSDRNAVSMTTTVNSHFGAGVLSTSTGIVLNNEMDDFSIPTDISPDKLPPAPTNFIEPKKRPLSSMTPIIITKDDHLIGVIGASGGINIIPAVIQVFMNHFILGMEPLDAVQSPRIYHKLIPNVVRYENLTANDGDHIELLKSSRIFLQERGHQLSESGALAITQLIVQTTKSEDIKNVHKKNGILTGVSDPRKGGRPAAV; encoded by the exons ATGATGGATTCTTCCCCTTTCTTGGGAACCGATTCTTTCCCCAGTAACAATCTTAGAAAATGCAAGATTCTTCTCGCCTTTCTTCTAACCCTTGTGGTCGCTCTCAGCT TTGTTGGGTTTGCATTGAGAGGCAGCATAAATTTTGAGGTTGTACCAAGGTTTGAAAGTTCTAATGAAGGTGCATTAAGAAATCAGGCAGACATTGTTGAATCAGAACATGGAGTTGTTGCAGCCGATGATGCGCGGTGTTCAGAGATTGGTGCTTCAATGCTTAGGCAGGGTGGCCATGCTGTTGATGCAGCAGTGGCAACTGCATTATGCCTTGGTGTTGTTTTCACAGCTTCAAGTGGCATTGGAGGCGGCGCTTTCATGGTTGTCCGGTCTTCTTCAACCTCTCAAGCCCAAGCTTTTGACATGAGAGAAACCGCTCCTTCACATGCTTCAAAG AACATGTATCAGAATAATCCTAAAGCTAAGAGCTCAGGTGCCTTGGCAATGGGAGTTCCTGGCGAGATAGCTGGCCTTCACGCAGCATGGTTAAAGTACGGACGATTGCCATGGAAGACCTTATTCGAACCGGCTATAAAACTCTCTAAAGATGGTTTTCTGGTATCTCCAACTCTTGAAGATTACCTTGCTGATGATTCAGATAAAATATTCAATGATCCTGGTTTAAAAAGCATATATGCACCTAATGGAGTTTTGTTAAAAGAAGGGGAATTGTGTTCTAATGTGGAACTTGGCCGCACCTTAGAGGCAGTCGCAGAACAAGGGCCACAAGCATTCTACAATGGGACTATTGGTAAGAAGTTAGTGAAGGATGTAAGAGAAGGTGGTGGAAttttaacaatggaggatttaagaaattataAGGTGAAAATAACAGATGCAGTAACTTTGAATATGATGGGATACACAATATATGGAATGCCACCTCCTTCAAGTGGAACACTAGGCCTAGCTTTG GTTCTAAACATCTTCAACAGTTATAGAGATCCTGAAGCTGCAAAGGGCGATCTAGGCCTTCATCGATTAATAGAAGCGTTGAAACACATGTATGCTGTCCGAATGAACTTGGGCGATCCGGACTTCGTAGACATCAGTTACACTGAATCTGAAATGCTTTCCCCATCCTTTGCACAAAAAATTCAGCGCAGGATATTTGACAACACTACTTTCCCCCCAGAGTACTACTTGAACAG GTGGAGTCCACTTAGAGATCATGGTACAAGCCATTTCTGCATTGTGGATTCTGATAGAAATGCTGTATCAATGACAACAACAGTGAACTCTCATTTTGGAGCTGGAGTTCTTTCTACTTCTACTGGCATTGTGCTCAACAATGAgatggatgacttctctataCCAACTGATATATCCCCTGATAAACTTCCCCCAGCTCCAACAAATTTTATTGAACCTAAGAAAAGACCTCTGTCTTCCATGACTCCTATTATCATCACAAAG GATGATCATTTGATTGGGGTAATTGGAGCCAGTGGTGGAATTAACATTATTCCAGCAGTGATTCAAGTGTTCATGAATCACTTCATATTGGGAATGGAACCTTTGGATGCAGTTCAAAGTCCAAGGATCTATCACAAG CTAATACCAAATGTAGTTAGGTATGAGAACTTGACTGCTAATGATGGTGATCACATTGAGCTTTTAAAATCAAGTAGGATTTTCCTACAAGAGAGAGGCCATCAATTGAGTGAATCTGGAGCCCTAGCTATTACTCAGCTTATTGTTCAAACTACTAAGAGTGAAGACATAAAAAATGTACATAAAAAGAATGGCATTCTAACAGGTGTTAGTGACCCCAGAAAAGGTGGACGTCCTGCAGCtgtttaa